One part of the Bacillus sp. FJAT-27916 genome encodes these proteins:
- a CDS encoding FtsW/RodA/SpoVE family cell cycle protein, whose protein sequence is MKRNNSQYDYGLLGIIILFMVISCISIYSAQTSLPYSSNFALRQFIWYIIAFSLTAVIYYFDTEQIKRLSFPAYVFGILLLVILFLSPSTIAPEIKGIKAWFSTPLGSLQPSEFMKVFLIMFLAKLSVDHNRKFIHRTLYTDSLLIGKIVLGTMIPLVLILLQPDAGTGMVILTIMIGIIFCSGVSWKILSLLSGWAVLSLGILTYIYLYQPDLLLVFLDQYQVNRIHSWLNPFMYSSNIGYQLTQSIFAIGSGMTEGKGFLNGVVDVPEAHSDFIFTTIGEEYGFIGASIVVVLYFLLLMQVKTITMKNKNEYEALIGVGVIAMFTFHIFENIGMVIGLVPITGIPLPLLSYGGSSLLSSLFALTIILNISAKSKSYMFHKG, encoded by the coding sequence ATGAAACGAAATAATAGTCAGTACGATTATGGTTTATTAGGAATTATCATCTTATTCATGGTCATTAGCTGCATAAGCATCTATAGCGCGCAAACCTCTTTGCCTTACTCTTCAAACTTCGCCCTGCGGCAATTCATTTGGTATATTATCGCCTTCTCACTAACTGCTGTCATCTATTACTTCGATACGGAGCAGATCAAGAGATTATCCTTCCCTGCTTATGTGTTCGGTATTTTATTATTGGTGATTCTCTTTCTTTCCCCTTCAACCATTGCACCTGAGATAAAAGGAATTAAGGCCTGGTTTTCAACACCGCTCGGGTCTTTGCAGCCCTCTGAATTTATGAAGGTCTTCTTGATTATGTTTCTAGCAAAGCTTTCGGTCGACCATAACCGGAAGTTTATTCATAGAACCCTTTATACTGATTCCTTACTTATCGGCAAAATCGTGCTTGGGACAATGATTCCGCTTGTCCTTATACTCTTACAGCCAGATGCGGGTACTGGGATGGTTATTTTGACCATTATGATTGGCATCATCTTTTGCTCAGGGGTAAGCTGGAAAATCCTCAGTCTCCTATCTGGTTGGGCTGTACTGTCCCTCGGCATCTTAACGTATATCTATCTATATCAACCGGATTTATTATTGGTCTTTCTTGACCAATACCAAGTAAACCGAATTCATTCCTGGCTGAATCCCTTCATGTACAGCAGCAATATAGGCTATCAGCTCACTCAGTCCATTTTTGCAATCGGTTCTGGCATGACAGAAGGAAAGGGATTTCTAAACGGGGTTGTCGATGTCCCTGAAGCCCATTCAGACTTTATTTTCACTACAATTGGCGAGGAATATGGCTTTATTGGAGCAAGTATTGTCGTTGTGCTCTATTTTCTTCTTTTAATGCAAGTCAAGACCATCACCATGAAGAATAAGAATGAGTACGAAGCCCTGATTGGCGTTGGGGTTATTGCGATGTTCACATTCCATATATTCGAGAATATTGGCATGGTGATTGGGCTTGTTCCCATTACGGGCATTCCGCTGCCTTTGCTAAGCTACGGCGGAAGCTCGCTGCTCTCAAGCCTATTTGCTTTAACCATCATCCTGAATATCTCAGCAAAATCAAAGTCTTACATGTTTCATAAAGGATAA
- a CDS encoding nitrous oxide-stimulated promoter family protein yields the protein MERMQRERETIVHMIEMYCNLEHKQEELCESCAELKEYALFRLSKCPFQEKKPACQNCKIHCYKPDMKKQVKDVMRKSGPKMIWKHPYLAIMHIVDTFREAPDLPKRTKKKA from the coding sequence GTGGAAAGAATGCAGAGAGAAAGAGAAACGATCGTCCATATGATTGAGATGTATTGTAATCTCGAGCATAAACAGGAGGAGCTGTGCGAAAGCTGTGCGGAATTGAAAGAGTATGCCTTATTCCGTCTGAGCAAATGCCCTTTCCAGGAAAAGAAGCCTGCCTGTCAGAATTGCAAGATCCATTGCTATAAGCCGGATATGAAGAAACAGGTCAAGGATGTGATGCGCAAGAGCGGGCCAAAGATGATTTGGAAGCATCCGTACTTAGCAATCATGCATATCGTTGATACCTTCCGCGAAGCCCCTGATTTGCCGAAAAGGACAAAGAAGAAGGCCTGA
- a CDS encoding DegV family protein: MRNISIITDSSSDLPVDFINREEIKVISQNYSFDDGVEYGEEHPMPMAEFYERMRRGEAAKTSASSPDAAMQIIQKELSKGNDVICITLSSKLSCTYNNIRLASLEVCEAYPDQKIAVIDSLSASVGEGLLIYQACAMRKNGKSFSDIVMYLEKYRQTYQMEFYVNELKYLVRGGRLSAAAGAIGGIMGIKPILRLTEEGTIEVACKARKASGAYTELKKRFLESKADPRMITIVHSDNLEQAIALKDELQLEERFDQVLITELGPTIGSHTGPKCLGIAYQKQH; this comes from the coding sequence ATGAGAAATATATCAATCATAACGGATAGCAGTTCTGACTTACCCGTCGATTTTATAAATAGAGAAGAGATTAAGGTTATATCACAAAACTATTCTTTTGATGATGGGGTAGAATACGGGGAAGAGCACCCTATGCCTATGGCGGAATTCTATGAGCGTATGAGGAGAGGCGAAGCAGCCAAAACAAGCGCCTCTTCACCTGATGCAGCCATGCAAATCATACAGAAGGAATTGAGTAAAGGGAATGACGTGATTTGCATTACCTTATCAAGTAAATTGAGCTGCACCTATAATAATATACGTTTAGCCAGCCTCGAAGTCTGTGAGGCGTATCCAGACCAGAAAATCGCCGTCATTGATTCCTTATCTGCATCTGTCGGAGAAGGTCTGCTAATTTATCAAGCCTGCGCTATGAGAAAAAACGGCAAATCATTCTCAGACATTGTCATGTATTTGGAAAAATATCGGCAGACATACCAGATGGAATTCTATGTGAATGAATTAAAATACCTTGTTAGAGGCGGTCGCTTAAGTGCAGCCGCTGGGGCCATCGGAGGTATCATGGGAATCAAGCCGATTCTCCGCCTGACTGAGGAGGGGACCATTGAAGTTGCTTGCAAGGCACGTAAAGCATCAGGGGCCTACACAGAGCTGAAGAAAAGATTCCTTGAAAGCAAGGCAGACCCAAGGATGATTACGATTGTCCACTCGGATAATTTGGAGCAGGCGATCGCCTTAAAAGATGAACTTCAGCTTGAAGAGCGGTTTGACCAAGTCCTCATTACCGAATTAGGGCCGACTATCGGAAGCCACACAGGTCCGAAATGCTTAGGAATCGCGTATCAAAAACAGCACTAA
- a CDS encoding TetR/AcrR family transcriptional regulator, translating into MEDYRIRTTKKLIRESLIRLLEKKPINKITVTELCAECEINRATFYRYYEDVYDLLDQLEKQLVLELKNGLHLARNDYTISGFTEEILEVILRNKELSRMLFNERSGKDFLRDILEIAHNKCMEEWKRSGKDIPKNKIDYLCTFITAGTIGILNEWMINDFKETPREIAELIENISHFGIKKIIY; encoded by the coding sequence ATGGAAGATTATCGGATTCGAACAACAAAGAAACTCATCAGAGAATCTCTTATCAGGCTGCTGGAGAAAAAGCCGATCAACAAAATTACCGTGACGGAGCTTTGTGCGGAATGTGAAATAAATCGAGCAACCTTCTATCGCTATTATGAGGATGTCTATGATCTGCTGGATCAGCTGGAAAAGCAGCTAGTCCTAGAATTAAAGAACGGCCTCCATCTCGCACGGAATGACTACACCATATCAGGGTTTACAGAGGAAATACTGGAGGTCATCCTAAGGAATAAAGAGCTGAGCCGCATGCTGTTCAATGAACGGAGCGGCAAGGACTTCCTGCGGGATATACTGGAGATTGCCCATAATAAATGCATGGAGGAGTGGAAACGCTCCGGCAAGGATATCCCCAAGAATAAGATTGACTACCTATGCACCTTCATAACAGCCGGTACGATTGGTATCCTGAATGAATGGATGATAAACGATTTCAAGGAAACGCCGCGGGAGATAGCCGAGTTAATCGAGAATATCAGCCATTTTGGTATCAAAAAAATTATTTATTAA
- a CDS encoding SMP-30/gluconolactonase/LRE family protein: MSGKLELLVDENAILGEGPTWDEKAQSLYWLDIMGKQLHIFEYAKGSNRTIELEQMPGTIVPRKSGGAVIALQNGFYFMNLETGQLEPITDPESHLPHNRFNDGKCDPKGRFWAGTIHLEGKEHTCALYCLDTNLEVDRKISEVTNSNGLAWSPDESTFYFIDTPTLKVVAYDYDAKTGSITNPRNIIAFPEDEGFPDGMTIDEEGMLWIAHYSGSKVSRWDPNNGQQLTTISVPAKHVTSCTFGGPDLDELYITTAKQDDTDMNEFPHAGGLFRIKPGVKGMPAVPFNG; the protein is encoded by the coding sequence TTGTCAGGAAAACTGGAACTGCTAGTTGATGAAAACGCCATTCTAGGGGAGGGACCGACTTGGGATGAAAAAGCCCAATCCCTATACTGGCTGGACATTATGGGAAAGCAGCTACATATATTCGAATATGCCAAAGGATCAAACCGAACGATTGAGCTGGAGCAAATGCCCGGCACCATCGTTCCGAGAAAATCAGGCGGCGCAGTCATCGCCCTGCAGAATGGCTTTTACTTCATGAACCTCGAGACCGGTCAATTAGAACCAATCACAGACCCTGAAAGCCATCTGCCGCACAATCGCTTCAATGACGGCAAATGCGACCCAAAAGGGCGCTTTTGGGCGGGCACTATCCATTTAGAGGGAAAAGAACACACTTGTGCACTATACTGCCTTGATACAAATCTCGAGGTGGATAGAAAAATCAGCGAGGTCACTAATTCCAACGGGCTCGCCTGGTCACCCGATGAATCAACCTTTTACTTTATTGACACCCCAACCTTAAAGGTTGTCGCCTACGACTATGATGCTAAAACAGGCAGCATCACAAACCCACGTAATATCATTGCCTTTCCGGAGGATGAAGGATTCCCGGATGGAATGACCATTGACGAGGAAGGCATGCTCTGGATAGCCCATTACAGCGGGTCTAAGGTATCTCGCTGGGACCCAAACAACGGGCAGCAGCTAACCACTATTTCCGTACCAGCCAAGCATGTCACCTCATGCACATTCGGCGGTCCGGACTTAGATGAACTTTATATCACAACAGCCAAACAGGATGATACCGACATGAACGAATTCCCCCATGCAGGCGGACTATTCCGTATTAAGCCAGGGGTAAAAGGAATGCCAGCTGTTCCGTTTAATGGGTAA
- a CDS encoding YtxH domain-containing protein: MSTTTKKSTNCTEKACTEKCTCDCKNFLIGGLVGGMIGAAAALLLAPKSGKELRSDLAATDGGKYICHKADELKQSAVHKGEEFTEHCKAKKADIAEKLSKQSSSIRETISTLKLKLTEAKLHAQAEALEELEEELEEELEEIQEIQEKEKEDKE, encoded by the coding sequence ATGAGTACAACTACCAAGAAATCAACAAATTGCACCGAGAAAGCATGTACCGAAAAATGCACATGTGATTGCAAGAATTTTCTGATTGGTGGATTAGTCGGCGGTATGATTGGCGCAGCTGCCGCACTCCTTTTGGCACCAAAGAGCGGGAAAGAACTACGCAGTGACCTTGCAGCTACAGACGGCGGTAAATACATATGTCATAAAGCCGATGAGCTGAAGCAAAGTGCTGTTCATAAAGGGGAAGAATTCACTGAACACTGCAAGGCGAAAAAAGCGGATATAGCAGAAAAACTCTCTAAACAATCCTCTTCCATCCGTGAGACCATCAGCACTCTTAAGCTGAAGCTGACTGAGGCCAAACTGCACGCACAGGCAGAAGCCCTCGAGGAGCTTGAGGAAGAGCTTGAAGAAGAACTGGAGGAAATTCAGGAAATCCAGGAAAAAGAAAAGGAAGACAAGGAATAA
- a CDS encoding PH domain-containing protein, whose protein sequence is MYLKIKEPTKQISADSVRVWRLSNLLGYGIALCIAGVFLFAANYYDWKTWIFTILTIITVLLLALAVWSVGIKPIYLQKTWRYEIDEQFAQLKYGRFTVKHIVIPMEKVEYVSTNQGPFLRKYGLYNVEIGTTTSDHTIPAIHHDEAYALREQIATYAKVKLDGENGVEEA, encoded by the coding sequence ATGTATTTAAAGATAAAAGAGCCAACGAAGCAAATATCGGCAGATAGTGTGCGGGTGTGGCGATTAAGCAATTTATTAGGCTATGGGATTGCCTTGTGTATAGCAGGAGTATTTCTTTTTGCAGCGAATTATTATGATTGGAAGACATGGATTTTCACGATTCTGACAATCATTACTGTTTTGCTTCTGGCATTGGCGGTTTGGTCTGTCGGGATTAAGCCTATATACCTCCAGAAAACATGGCGGTATGAAATAGATGAACAGTTTGCCCAGCTGAAATATGGGCGTTTCACCGTGAAGCATATTGTCATTCCAATGGAAAAGGTTGAGTATGTGTCAACCAATCAAGGCCCTTTTTTGCGGAAATATGGACTTTATAATGTCGAAATTGGCACAACGACCTCAGATCATACGATTCCGGCTATCCATCATGATGAGGCTTATGCTTTAAGGGAGCAGATTGCGACCTATGCAAAGGTGAAGCTTGATGGGGAGAATGGGGTTGAGGAGGCTTGA
- a CDS encoding PH domain-containing protein, with the protein MNEKRRYHPAVILFNIASFIKDMFFLIIILFVINIGSTSKLIIWGRYALIGLFIGYILYSILKWSIETYEITNEAIVFRDGVFVKNQRNIPFKRIQDHHSKANFVHQLLGITSLKLETGTSDKDANISFPAISLAEETRILGVLLKNDEVLPDEVKVEKERIVFFESTQKDTIKAAFTSFSFLALFPILMTVYFQLDEWLNIEETSKQVLLYFERNMWIWIPLGLVMLLAAFTVGYLQTLFRYGNFVISADDDRIYISRGVLTTNTYSIQKSRVQAIKIQQSLLKRVFGMAEITLVSAGQETIGTEMEINSLYPFMEKKKAYQLTNQLLPDYHIVEDMHRLPKKVLWLKLIRPYYFTLGAIIILAFVKREWLLAAAVVLLAEIIFRLLDYQFTSYLKEEEYIQVREGGIYTRTIHTKWRNLQQIEVSHSWLQRKFGAATIQFYNRAKPFQLTILMDVSKEEAKAFYERFCRRSAKRNPIRQETIQEESR; encoded by the coding sequence ATGAACGAGAAGAGAAGGTATCATCCAGCCGTTATTCTTTTTAATATTGCCTCCTTTATTAAAGATATGTTCTTTTTGATTATTATTCTGTTCGTTATCAATATTGGTTCAACGTCGAAGCTGATCATTTGGGGAAGATACGCATTGATTGGATTGTTCATCGGATACATCCTCTACAGTATCTTGAAATGGTCGATTGAGACCTATGAGATAACGAATGAGGCGATTGTATTTCGGGATGGAGTGTTCGTAAAGAATCAGCGGAATATTCCTTTTAAGCGAATTCAGGACCATCATTCAAAGGCGAATTTCGTCCATCAGCTGCTCGGGATTACCTCCCTGAAGCTCGAAACCGGCACAAGCGATAAGGATGCGAATATATCATTCCCGGCCATTTCTTTAGCAGAAGAAACGCGAATTCTTGGGGTATTGCTTAAGAATGATGAAGTGTTACCAGACGAGGTTAAGGTGGAGAAGGAGCGAATCGTATTCTTTGAATCGACCCAAAAGGATACGATTAAGGCTGCCTTTACTTCATTTAGCTTTCTTGCCTTGTTTCCCATTTTGATGACAGTCTACTTCCAACTGGATGAATGGCTGAATATCGAGGAAACATCCAAGCAGGTATTGCTTTATTTCGAGCGGAATATGTGGATTTGGATTCCGTTAGGGCTGGTTATGCTGCTTGCGGCGTTTACGGTCGGATATTTACAAACCTTGTTTAGGTACGGTAATTTTGTCATCTCGGCAGATGACGACCGAATTTATATTTCAAGAGGCGTACTTACGACTAATACGTATTCGATTCAAAAGTCTAGGGTGCAGGCGATCAAAATCCAGCAATCCTTGCTGAAACGGGTTTTTGGTATGGCGGAAATAACGCTTGTCAGTGCCGGCCAGGAAACCATCGGAACAGAGATGGAAATCAATTCGCTGTACCCATTTATGGAGAAGAAAAAAGCTTATCAATTAACAAATCAGCTGCTGCCTGACTACCATATCGTGGAGGATATGCATCGGCTTCCAAAGAAGGTCCTATGGCTAAAGCTAATCAGGCCATACTATTTTACTTTAGGTGCCATCATTATTTTGGCATTTGTGAAGAGGGAATGGTTATTGGCAGCAGCTGTTGTTCTGCTGGCAGAGATAATCTTCCGTTTGCTCGACTATCAATTTACGAGCTATTTGAAGGAAGAGGAGTATATCCAAGTACGGGAAGGCGGAATATACACGAGGACCATACACACCAAATGGAGGAATCTGCAGCAGATTGAAGTCTCTCATTCCTGGCTGCAGAGAAAGTTCGGTGCAGCAACCATACAGTTTTATAATCGGGCGAAGCCCTTTCAGTTAACCATATTAATGGATGTATCCAAGGAGGAAGCAAAGGCATTTTATGAACGTTTTTGCCGCCGCTCAGCTAAGAGGAATCCAATAAGACAGGAAACGATACAAGAGGAATCACGCTAA
- the nagE gene encoding N-acetylglucosamine-specific PTS transporter subunit IIBC codes for MRKFFQRLGSSLMLPVAVLPAAAVLLGIGYWIDHDGWGTGNAVAAFLIMAGKSIIDNIAMLFALGVALGMSKDRDGSAALSGLVAYLVVTTLLGSDSVAMLQGIDPENVDPSFIKIGNAFVGIICGLVAASMYNRFSHVRLPDALAFFSGKRLVPIMTSLAMLVLSLVLLLVWPPVYSLLVQFGEWISGLGAIGAGLYGFFNRLLIPTGLHHALNAVFWFDVAGINDISNFWTGNGEKGVTGMYQAGFFPIMMFGLPAAGLAMYHTAKTKHRKQVGSLMLAAGFAAILTGVTEPIEFAFMFLAPMLYLVHAVLTGLSLAIAAAFQWTAGFGFSAGLIDFILSYNLTLANQPYMLLVQGLVFAVIYYFLFRFIIVKFDLKTPGRGEELEETATVSRDRSSIDSKYTAQAEKIYAALGGSENVTSIDNCATRLRLEVKSVDVVDQQKIKATGVPGVHVTGAESIQVIVGPNVQFVADEMKKLHRNDGRSVSGS; via the coding sequence ATGCGAAAGTTTTTTCAAAGGCTCGGCAGCTCGTTGATGCTTCCGGTTGCAGTGCTGCCTGCCGCGGCAGTTCTGCTTGGCATAGGGTATTGGATTGATCATGATGGCTGGGGAACAGGCAACGCTGTCGCAGCTTTTCTAATTATGGCTGGGAAGTCCATTATTGATAATATTGCCATGCTGTTTGCTCTAGGAGTTGCCCTTGGCATGTCAAAGGATCGGGATGGGTCAGCAGCACTCAGCGGTTTAGTGGCCTATCTAGTTGTGACAACTTTACTTGGCAGTGATTCTGTTGCCATGCTGCAAGGGATAGATCCAGAGAATGTTGATCCATCCTTTATCAAGATTGGGAATGCCTTTGTCGGGATTATATGCGGACTTGTAGCTGCCTCAATGTATAACAGATTCAGTCATGTTAGGCTGCCGGATGCGCTTGCGTTCTTTAGCGGGAAGCGTCTTGTCCCTATCATGACCTCCCTGGCGATGCTAGTTCTCTCTCTTGTCCTCTTGCTTGTCTGGCCGCCTGTCTATTCCTTGTTAGTACAATTCGGGGAATGGATCAGCGGGCTTGGCGCGATTGGAGCAGGACTTTACGGCTTCTTTAACCGTTTATTGATTCCAACTGGGCTGCATCATGCCTTAAACGCGGTTTTCTGGTTTGATGTGGCAGGGATAAACGATATCTCGAATTTTTGGACTGGAAATGGGGAAAAAGGGGTTACGGGTATGTACCAGGCAGGCTTCTTCCCCATTATGATGTTTGGTCTGCCAGCAGCTGGCCTGGCCATGTATCATACAGCGAAAACGAAACATAGGAAGCAGGTCGGCTCACTCATGCTTGCGGCCGGTTTCGCAGCCATCCTGACAGGGGTGACGGAGCCGATTGAGTTTGCCTTTATGTTTCTCGCACCTATGCTCTATTTAGTTCATGCTGTGTTGACTGGCTTATCTCTGGCGATTGCCGCAGCCTTTCAATGGACAGCTGGGTTCGGCTTCAGTGCCGGGTTGATAGATTTCATCCTAAGCTATAATCTTACGCTTGCCAACCAGCCATACATGCTGCTAGTCCAGGGTCTTGTGTTCGCGGTCATCTATTATTTCCTCTTCCGTTTCATCATTGTGAAATTTGACTTAAAAACGCCTGGACGGGGAGAGGAATTAGAGGAAACGGCGACTGTCTCTCGGGATCGTTCCTCTATAGACTCGAAATACACCGCTCAGGCAGAGAAGATTTACGCAGCGCTTGGAGGCTCTGAAAATGTGACATCGATTGATAACTGTGCGACAAGGCTCCGGCTTGAGGTGAAGAGTGTGGATGTAGTCGACCAGCAGAAAATTAAGGCGACAGGTGTTCCTGGTGTTCACGTCACTGGCGCGGAAAGCATTCAAGTCATTGTTGGCCCGAATGTCCAATTTGTCGCAGACGAAATGAAGAAGCTCCATCGTAATGACGGAAGGAGTGTGAGCGGCTCTTAA
- a CDS encoding cytochrome P450 → MIKARKMPKERTIDQTLTLLAEGYDYLPNRTIRENVNVFQTRLLGQKVICISGEEAARAFYDEERFIRKPAVPKRIQKALFGEHGVQVLDDEEHKHRKAMFMSVMTHENLGRLEEISRREWRAAARGWTKEQEIVLMEEAKRTLCRIACEWAGVPLYEDEVKNRAQQLFDLVDSIGGVGSRYQRGRKARKQAEDWIAELIGQVRDGTLHPSENTALYIMAHHTELNGEQMKTKTAAVEVINIIRPMVAIAYFVVFGALALHEHPLVRKRMKEDDGMYSKMVVQEVRRYYPFAPMLGARVRNDFLWEGYAFKKGTLVLLDLYGTNHHPDLWEKPDEFNPERFRNWRKSPFDFIPQGGGDYDKGHRCAGEWATVKVMMVFMELFAKELDYEVFEQDLTYSMARIPTYPESGFRMKVLSLKPKEKNQVTGQGHP, encoded by the coding sequence ATGATCAAAGCTAGGAAAATGCCAAAGGAAAGAACGATTGATCAAACATTAACCCTGCTTGCAGAAGGGTATGATTATCTTCCTAACCGGACGATACGGGAGAACGTGAATGTTTTTCAGACTAGATTGCTTGGTCAGAAGGTAATTTGTATCAGCGGAGAAGAAGCGGCACGGGCGTTTTATGATGAAGAACGTTTCATTCGAAAGCCGGCCGTTCCAAAGCGGATTCAAAAGGCGCTGTTTGGTGAGCATGGCGTGCAGGTGCTTGATGATGAGGAACATAAGCATCGAAAGGCGATGTTCATGTCTGTCATGACCCATGAGAATCTTGGGCGGCTTGAGGAGATTTCAAGAAGAGAATGGCGAGCTGCTGCAAGAGGCTGGACAAAGGAGCAGGAGATTGTCTTGATGGAAGAGGCGAAGCGCACACTTTGCCGGATTGCCTGCGAATGGGCCGGTGTTCCCCTCTATGAGGATGAAGTTAAGAACCGGGCTCAGCAGCTGTTTGATTTAGTTGATTCCATCGGTGGAGTCGGTTCACGCTATCAAAGAGGAAGAAAAGCGCGAAAGCAGGCAGAGGATTGGATTGCTGAATTGATTGGCCAAGTCCGGGATGGGACTCTTCATCCATCAGAAAATACGGCTCTGTACATCATGGCTCACCATACGGAATTGAACGGGGAGCAAATGAAGACAAAGACAGCGGCGGTTGAGGTCATCAATATTATCCGCCCGATGGTCGCTATTGCTTATTTCGTCGTATTTGGTGCATTAGCCTTGCATGAACACCCCCTTGTGAGAAAGAGGATGAAGGAGGATGATGGGATGTACAGCAAGATGGTCGTTCAGGAAGTAAGACGTTATTATCCTTTTGCTCCTATGCTCGGTGCAAGGGTGCGGAATGATTTTCTCTGGGAGGGCTATGCTTTCAAGAAAGGAACCTTAGTACTCCTTGATTTATATGGCACAAATCATCATCCGGATCTTTGGGAGAAACCAGATGAGTTCAATCCGGAAAGGTTTAGGAATTGGAGGAAGAGTCCATTTGATTTTATCCCCCAAGGCGGCGGGGACTATGATAAAGGGCATCGCTGTGCGGGAGAATGGGCAACCGTGAAGGTGATGATGGTCTTCATGGAATTATTCGCTAAAGAGCTCGATTACGAGGTTTTCGAGCAGGATCTTACCTACAGCATGGCAAGGATTCCAACGTACCCAGAAAGCGGTTTTCGGATGAAGGTGCTCAGCCTGAAACCAAAAGAGAAGAATCAAGTTACTGGACAAGGACATCCATAA
- a CDS encoding DUF4272 domain-containing protein: protein MNSPVGRKIRTEKVVRALGIPVNKNLPPLHRDEEHEIRTIEAIIDRAIANTVVSAKGSGAPDEVVDELIDRFYKEGLFTPYELEFLENEDPDQDELNAYSWRIECNSALLWAVSLVRDLPFPNDLSDVQTLYDLMLQSEREDLLKQAHLRNHNELMDELDLYYRLHWALVETRLHNQELAVSINPGVVYERRYGLTWLLNLDGEEWEEISMDT, encoded by the coding sequence ATGAACAGTCCAGTAGGCAGGAAAATACGAACGGAGAAAGTCGTAAGGGCATTGGGTATACCCGTCAATAAGAATTTACCGCCATTACATAGAGATGAAGAACACGAGATTAGGACGATTGAAGCCATTATCGACCGGGCTATTGCCAACACGGTCGTTTCCGCCAAAGGCAGCGGGGCACCTGATGAAGTTGTGGATGAATTAATTGACCGTTTCTATAAAGAGGGGCTCTTCACTCCTTATGAGTTGGAATTTCTCGAAAATGAGGATCCTGACCAGGATGAACTAAATGCCTACTCATGGAGAATTGAATGCAATTCGGCTCTTTTATGGGCTGTCAGCTTAGTCCGCGATTTGCCATTTCCAAATGACTTATCAGATGTACAGACACTCTACGATCTCATGCTCCAATCTGAGCGAGAAGACCTGCTCAAGCAAGCACATTTACGGAATCATAATGAATTAATGGATGAATTGGACTTATATTATCGGCTTCATTGGGCACTAGTAGAAACACGTCTTCATAACCAAGAGCTTGCCGTCAGCATCAATCCGGGAGTTGTGTATGAACGAAGATATGGCCTGACCTGGCTATTGAACCTCGATGGAGAGGAATGGGAAGAGATTTCCATGGATACGTAA